From Oscillatoria sp. FACHB-1407, one genomic window encodes:
- a CDS encoding DUF362 domain-containing protein, whose product MPTVSLIRAESYDRTQLRASLETLLEPMGGIAAFVKPGDRVLLKPNLLTGSRPTKECTTRPELVYCVAQMVQAVGGKPFLSDSPAFGTARGVAIANGYLPMLDELGIPIVEPSGKRYQTVSEEFNHLLLSKEAIEADVVINLPKVKSHVQLTLTLGVKNLFGCVPGKMKAWWHMEAGKDSARFGRMLVETARAIAPDLTITDGIIGHEGNGPSGGEPRFLGVLGASADVFALDRAFVEILKADPVTLPTIAASQRLGLCPAIADIHFPHCTPDELAIADWKLPEKLMPIDFGLPRVLKSTFRHLYIRFIKEPREVYGR is encoded by the coding sequence ATGCCAACTGTCAGTTTGATTCGAGCCGAGTCGTACGATCGCACCCAACTACGAGCCTCACTCGAAACCCTGTTAGAGCCGATGGGTGGCATTGCAGCCTTTGTTAAACCGGGCGATCGCGTGCTGTTGAAGCCTAACCTGCTCACTGGATCACGCCCCACAAAGGAATGCACAACTCGCCCGGAGTTGGTCTATTGTGTCGCTCAAATGGTGCAAGCGGTTGGCGGCAAACCCTTTTTGTCGGATAGCCCTGCCTTTGGTACGGCGCGAGGGGTGGCGATCGCTAACGGTTATTTACCGATGTTAGACGAATTGGGAATTCCGATTGTGGAGCCGAGCGGCAAACGCTATCAGACCGTCAGCGAAGAGTTTAATCACCTGCTGTTGTCAAAAGAGGCGATTGAGGCGGATGTAGTGATTAACCTGCCCAAGGTCAAGTCCCATGTGCAACTGACTCTGACCCTTGGAGTGAAGAACCTGTTTGGCTGCGTTCCCGGCAAGATGAAAGCCTGGTGGCACATGGAGGCAGGTAAAGACAGTGCCCGGTTTGGTAGGATGCTGGTCGAAACGGCAAGGGCGATCGCCCCTGACCTGACGATTACCGATGGCATCATTGGACACGAAGGCAACGGACCCAGTGGCGGTGAACCCCGGTTTCTCGGCGTTTTAGGAGCCTCCGCCGATGTCTTTGCCCTCGATCGCGCCTTTGTTGAGATTCTCAAGGCTGATCCGGTTACTCTTCCCACGATCGCTGCCTCTCAACGCTTGGGCTTATGTCCGGCGATCGCGGACATCCACTTTCCCCACTGCACCCCTGACGAGTTAGCGATCGCCGATTGGAAACTTCCCGAAAAGCTGATGCCGATTGATTTTGGCTTACCTCGCGTGCTCAAATCTACGTTCCGGCATCTCTACATTCGGTTCATCAAAGAGCCGAGAGAGGTGTATGGAAGATAG
- the queG gene encoding tRNA epoxyqueuosine(34) reductase QueG, whose amino-acid sequence MSDTSAPKQSPCLDSSTVKQKALELGFHKVGIAAVPDTPEEVATSSKTSPLERWLNQGYQADMAWMDNPKRHDIRRVMPSVRSLICVALNYYTPGDRPKGEEYAKISRYGWGKDYHRQLHKRLKALSTWLEAQDEGIEARYYADTGPVQDKVWAERAGIGWIAKNSNVITREYGSWVFLGEVLTNLELSPDRPHTQHCGTCTRCLDACPTGAITEPFVVDANRCIAYHTIENRAEVLPEAIAPHLNGWVAGCDICQDVCPWNQRFAQPTDVEEFQPRSWNIAPTLTELAELSDEEWDQRFQGSALRRIKPDMWRRNAIANMVNNQPSMVNHKKLTGEG is encoded by the coding sequence GTGTCAGATACCTCTGCTCCTAAACAATCACCCTGTCTTGACAGTTCAACGGTCAAACAAAAAGCGTTGGAATTGGGGTTTCACAAAGTCGGCATTGCCGCTGTGCCTGATACACCGGAGGAGGTAGCCACATCCTCCAAAACCTCCCCACTAGAGCGTTGGTTAAACCAGGGATATCAGGCAGATATGGCATGGATGGATAACCCCAAGCGTCACGACATTCGGCGGGTCATGCCGTCAGTGCGATCGCTGATTTGCGTGGCGTTGAACTACTACACTCCGGGCGATCGCCCTAAAGGAGAGGAATACGCCAAAATTTCTCGCTATGGCTGGGGCAAAGACTATCATCGGCAATTACACAAACGCCTCAAAGCTCTATCAACCTGGCTAGAAGCGCAGGATGAAGGCATCGAAGCTCGCTATTATGCCGATACTGGACCTGTGCAAGACAAGGTTTGGGCAGAGCGGGCAGGCATTGGCTGGATTGCCAAAAACAGCAATGTAATCACCCGTGAGTATGGCTCCTGGGTCTTTTTGGGAGAAGTCTTGACCAACCTGGAACTGTCCCCCGATCGCCCCCACACGCAGCACTGTGGCACCTGTACCCGTTGCCTGGATGCCTGTCCCACTGGAGCCATTACTGAGCCATTTGTGGTGGATGCCAACCGTTGCATCGCCTACCACACCATCGAAAATCGGGCTGAAGTATTGCCAGAGGCGATCGCCCCTCACCTCAACGGTTGGGTCGCAGGATGCGACATTTGCCAGGATGTCTGCCCCTGGAATCAACGATTTGCCCAACCGACCGACGTAGAAGAGTTTCAGCCTCGTTCCTGGAACATTGCCCCGACCTTAACGGAACTGGCTGAGCTAAGCGACGAGGAGTGGGATCAACGCTTTCAAGGCTCTGCTCTGCGCCGGATCAAACCCGATATGTGGAGACGGAATGCGATCGCAAATATGGTCAACAATCAACCGTCTATGGTCAATCACAAAAAATTAACAGGAGAAGGGTAA
- a CDS encoding peptidoglycan-binding domain-containing protein: protein MSFTIRYALVSCVTIGLISFLPFYQVPASANSPTQAPTLIATAYTDQTLPTLRVGDRGSEVESLQRILLSNGFLGAAGVRLGTPEAIAVDGVFGAVTESAIQDLQQRYGLPVTGVVDPATWEVLDSYENPYREPLPWQQ, encoded by the coding sequence ATGTCATTCACCATCCGTTATGCTCTGGTTTCGTGCGTCACCATCGGACTGATCAGTTTTTTACCCTTCTATCAAGTCCCTGCTTCCGCCAATTCCCCAACTCAGGCACCGACCCTGATTGCCACTGCCTATACCGATCAAACGCTGCCAACTTTGCGAGTGGGCGATCGCGGTAGTGAGGTTGAGTCATTGCAACGCATCTTGCTCAGTAACGGGTTTCTGGGCGCAGCGGGAGTACGTTTGGGCACTCCTGAGGCGATCGCGGTTGACGGAGTTTTTGGAGCTGTGACCGAATCAGCTATTCAAGACTTGCAGCAACGCTATGGATTGCCCGTAACGGGGGTGGTTGATCCGGCAACCTGGGAAGTGTTGGATAGTTATGAGAATCCCTATCGTGAGCCGTTACCGTGGCAACAGTAA
- a CDS encoding type II toxin-antitoxin system death-on-curing family toxin, whose protein sequence is MLNPRFLEPSEILAIHDVQIARFGGMHGIRDEGLLESALAQPQATFGGELLHATIHEQAGAYLYHLSTNHPFIDGNKRTAFAAMDVFLRLNGYRLRLTNDQAYELVLQVVQGDIGKEELANYLEQAIGNF, encoded by the coding sequence TTGCTGAATCCTAGATTTCTAGAACCATCTGAGATTCTAGCGATTCACGATGTCCAAATAGCAAGATTTGGTGGAATGCATGGAATCAGAGATGAGGGGTTATTAGAATCTGCCCTTGCACAACCACAAGCTACATTTGGCGGTGAACTTTTACATGCCACGATTCATGAACAGGCAGGTGCTTATCTTTACCATCTCTCTACAAATCATCCATTTATCGACGGTAATAAGCGAACAGCATTTGCTGCAATGGACGTGTTTTTAAGATTGAATGGCTATCGGTTGAGATTAACCAATGACCAGGCATATGAGCTAGTTCTTCAAGTTGTGCAGGGTGATATTGGGAAGGAAGAGTTAGCGAATTATCTTGAGCAGGCTATAGGGAACTTCTAA
- a CDS encoding tetratricopeptide repeat protein has product MVRPLDEEHGTFIPLPERIGDRSEANEIPNLLKQEADRLLEKGIEQHQIRDFEAALQTFAQALILYQKIRDTQGEGKTLSNIGLAYYALGSYGDAIANSYQALALSQQCLDRRMERQALANLGNAYRHLEDYARAIEYKQQGLAVSREIGDLRGEMAALNNLGMAYKAKGDCVTAIAYYQESLALAYKLNDQKVVGQVLRNLGNAHHALSDYSKTVQCYEELLAIAQQLPDRQIEGQILKNLASACYILGDNGKAIAYHQQRLAIAKELNDYRNQEQALESLAVIYDALGDYSKAVLYYEQRLTVVKAIQDRKLEQQTVESLKFICYATGDFARASQY; this is encoded by the coding sequence ATGGTTAGACCATTAGATGAAGAACATGGAACTTTCATTCCGCTTCCAGAGCGGATTGGAGACAGGAGTGAAGCGAACGAGATTCCCAATCTACTAAAACAAGAAGCCGATCGCCTCTTAGAGAAAGGCATTGAGCAACATCAAATTCGTGATTTTGAAGCTGCGTTGCAGACTTTTGCGCAAGCACTCATCCTCTATCAGAAAATTCGCGATACCCAGGGAGAGGGCAAAACCCTGAGCAATATTGGCCTAGCGTATTACGCATTAGGGAGTTATGGAGATGCGATCGCCAATTCCTATCAAGCCTTAGCCCTATCCCAACAATGCCTCGATCGCCGCATGGAGCGGCAGGCACTCGCTAATTTGGGCAACGCTTATCGCCACCTCGAAGACTACGCCAGAGCGATTGAATACAAGCAACAAGGCTTAGCTGTCTCTCGTGAAATTGGAGATTTAAGGGGTGAGATGGCAGCCCTCAACAACCTGGGGATGGCATACAAAGCCAAGGGAGACTGTGTTACAGCGATCGCCTATTATCAAGAGAGTCTTGCTCTGGCTTACAAACTCAATGATCAGAAGGTAGTTGGGCAAGTGTTGCGAAACTTAGGCAACGCTCACCACGCGCTGTCGGATTACAGCAAAACAGTGCAGTGTTATGAGGAACTGTTGGCGATCGCTCAACAGCTTCCTGATCGCCAAATTGAAGGGCAAATTCTCAAAAACCTGGCGAGTGCTTGCTACATTTTGGGAGATAACGGTAAAGCGATCGCTTATCATCAACAACGCTTGGCGATCGCCAAAGAGTTAAATGACTACCGCAATCAGGAACAAGCCTTAGAAAGCCTTGCTGTTATCTACGATGCGCTAGGTGATTACAGCAAAGCCGTGCTGTATTACGAACAACGCTTGACTGTAGTTAAAGCCATTCAAGATCGCAAACTGGAACAACAAACCGTCGAAAGCCTCAAATTCATTTGCTACGCCACTGGGGATTTTGCCAGAGCAAGCCAATATTAA
- a CDS encoding B12-binding domain-containing radical SAM protein gives MTAVFSAERLLFTPAASQSDAIATVFAFPNDYTVGITSLGYQVVWATLAMRSDMRVSRLFMDVHEPLPTQPELVGFSLSWELDYVNVLTLLERLEVPLHASDRTDEHPLVFGGGPVLTANPEPFAAFFDVILLGDGETLLDDFIKAYQQVRRADRATQLRHLAQVPGIYIPSLYRFTYDDPQGVITSIQPISSDIPAIVEKQTYRGNVLSASTVVTEKAAWENIYMVEVVRSCPEMCRFCLASYLTLPFRTASLEASLIPAIERGLTVTNRLGLLGASVTQHPEFEALLDHLSQPQFDDVRLSLSSVRTNTVTQKLAETLVKHDSRSITIAVESGSDRLRQIINKKLTNDEIIQAAVNAKAGGLSALKLYGMAGVPGEVPEDLDQTVSMLRDIKRAAPGLRLTYGCSTFTPKAHTPFQWFGVNTDAEKRLKTLQKQLRSQGIDFRPESYNWSVIQTLISRGDRRLTPLLELTRHYGDSLGSYRRAFKELQNQLPPLDYYVHQSWSTEQVLPWDHLKGPLPKPTLLKHLESAKEHFPQPALV, from the coding sequence ATGACGGCTGTTTTTTCTGCTGAGCGACTGTTATTTACTCCGGCGGCTTCACAATCAGATGCGATCGCCACTGTTTTTGCCTTTCCAAACGATTACACCGTGGGCATTACAAGCCTGGGTTATCAGGTGGTTTGGGCAACGTTAGCCATGCGCTCAGACATGCGGGTTAGCCGTCTATTTATGGATGTGCATGAGCCATTACCGACTCAGCCAGAATTGGTCGGTTTCTCCCTCTCGTGGGAGTTAGATTATGTAAATGTGTTGACGTTGCTGGAGCGGTTAGAAGTTCCGTTGCACGCGAGTGATCGCACCGATGAGCATCCTCTCGTGTTTGGCGGAGGTCCTGTTTTAACGGCTAATCCAGAGCCGTTTGCCGCTTTTTTTGATGTGATTTTGTTGGGCGATGGAGAAACCCTGTTGGATGACTTTATTAAGGCATATCAACAGGTGCGCCGTGCTGATCGTGCCACCCAATTGCGACATCTAGCACAGGTTCCAGGCATCTACATTCCCAGTTTGTATCGCTTCACCTACGACGATCCCCAAGGGGTCATTACCTCAATTCAACCCATCAGCAGCGACATTCCAGCGATCGTCGAAAAGCAAACCTATCGCGGCAATGTCCTTTCGGCTTCCACCGTCGTCACTGAAAAAGCCGCGTGGGAAAACATTTATATGGTGGAAGTGGTGCGGAGTTGTCCGGAGATGTGCCGCTTTTGTCTGGCAAGTTATCTGACGCTGCCCTTCCGGACTGCCAGTTTAGAAGCGTCGCTGATCCCGGCGATCGAGCGGGGGTTGACGGTTACCAATCGATTGGGATTACTGGGAGCCTCTGTGACCCAACATCCTGAATTTGAAGCATTGCTCGATCACCTCAGCCAACCCCAGTTTGACGATGTGCGGCTCAGTCTGTCTTCTGTGCGAACTAACACAGTTACCCAGAAATTGGCAGAAACGCTGGTCAAGCACGATAGCCGCTCCATTACGATCGCCGTTGAAAGTGGCAGCGATCGCCTGCGTCAGATTATCAACAAAAAATTGACCAACGACGAAATTATTCAAGCGGCAGTTAACGCCAAAGCGGGAGGATTGAGTGCTCTGAAGCTCTACGGTATGGCGGGAGTCCCCGGTGAAGTACCTGAGGATTTAGACCAGACGGTTAGCATGTTACGCGACATCAAACGTGCCGCTCCGGGGTTGCGGCTGACCTATGGTTGCAGCACCTTCACTCCCAAAGCCCATACCCCCTTTCAGTGGTTTGGGGTCAACACAGATGCCGAAAAGCGGCTCAAAACCCTGCAAAAACAACTGCGATCGCAGGGTATTGACTTTCGCCCAGAGAGCTACAACTGGTCTGTGATTCAAACACTGATCTCACGGGGCGATCGCCGTCTGACCCCACTCCTGGAGCTAACCCGTCACTACGGCGACTCTTTGGGCAGCTATCGTCGCGCCTTCAAAGAATTACAAAACCAACTCCCACCGCTGGATTACTACGTTCATCAGTCCTGGTCTACTGAGCAGGTTTTGCCCTGGGACCACCTCAAAGGACCGCTGCCCAAGCCCACTCTGCTCAAGCATCTGGAGAGTGCGAAAGAACATTTTCCACAACCTGCCCTGGTTTAG
- a CDS encoding 2-isopropylmalate synthase, with amino-acid sequence MPTPNKITIFDTTLRDGELAPGVTMTLEQKASIAELLDAMKVDVIEVGYPGHFKKNFEEIRQLSTQIKHAKICGLTGSKPDEVMRVIEALQDAKQPRIHVYTPVNLKGQAQLTEEQVLEAIAHSVSLARNHCDDVEWGAFDAPRSDLNFLCRAIETALQHGATTINIPDSMGLLSPQEFSELLTTIFNRVPNIDQSVVAVHCHDDLGMAVDNSIAALERGARQIECSINGLGARKGNADLAEVVNRILKHTNFTVEIEPSLLQDASNRVSAITGIEKKSKNCEALK; translated from the coding sequence ATGCCAACCCCCAACAAAATCACAATCTTTGACACAACTCTGCGGGATGGCGAATTAGCCCCTGGAGTCACGATGACCCTGGAGCAAAAGGCAAGCATCGCCGAACTGTTAGACGCGATGAAAGTCGATGTGATTGAGGTCGGTTATCCGGGTCACTTCAAGAAAAACTTTGAGGAGATACGGCAACTCTCAACCCAAATTAAGCACGCCAAGATTTGTGGACTGACAGGCTCCAAACCGGATGAGGTGATGCGAGTGATTGAGGCACTGCAAGATGCTAAACAGCCTCGAATTCATGTTTACACTCCTGTCAATCTCAAGGGACAGGCTCAACTGACTGAGGAACAGGTACTAGAGGCGATCGCCCACAGCGTTTCCCTGGCTCGAAACCATTGCGATGATGTGGAATGGGGTGCCTTTGATGCGCCTCGCAGTGATTTGAATTTCCTCTGTCGTGCGATTGAAACAGCCCTTCAGCATGGAGCGACCACCATCAACATCCCCGACTCAATGGGGTTGCTCTCTCCCCAGGAGTTTTCTGAGTTGCTAACAACGATCTTTAACCGAGTTCCTAACATTGACCAATCGGTCGTCGCTGTCCACTGTCATGATGACCTGGGGATGGCGGTTGACAACTCGATCGCAGCGTTAGAGCGTGGTGCTCGACAAATCGAGTGCTCAATTAACGGATTGGGAGCCAGAAAAGGCAATGCTGACCTGGCAGAGGTGGTGAACCGTATCCTAAAGCACACCAATTTCACCGTTGAAATAGAGCCGTCTTTGCTGCAAGATGCGTCTAATCGGGTCAGTGCCATCACCGGAATTGAAAAGAAAAGCAAAAATTGTGAGGCTCTTAAGTAA
- a CDS encoding aspartate ammonia-lyase, with protein sequence MVNDQSTYRIERDSMGERQIPSTVYYGIQTLRAIENFPISGLRPLPLYVDAGILIKKATAIANGELGCIPQEISQAIVQAADEVLQGNLRDQFVVDVYQAGAGTSHHMNLNEVLANRALEILGDEKGNYQRVSPNDHVNYGQSTNDVIPTAIRIGGLLALEHHLYPALSEAIAALDTKAEEYQDVVRSGRTHLQDAVPVRMGETFRAWAQILSDHLTRIETAAQDLTVLGLGGSAAGTGLNTHPDYRYRVAELLADFIDQPIKPAPHLMAAMQSMAPFVNVSGAIRNLAQDLVKLSHDLRLMDSGPMTGFKEIQLPPVQPGSSIMPGKYNPVIAEMTSMVCFQVMGYDSAIALAAQAGQLELNVMMPLIAYNLIQSITILGNTIGTLAEKCLKGITVRRDRCLEYAEKSLSLVTALNTHIGYLNAAAVAKESLETGKSLRQIVLEKGLMTEAELAQVLDLETMSKMPEN encoded by the coding sequence ATGGTTAATGATCAATCCACGTATCGTATTGAGCGCGACTCGATGGGAGAGCGTCAAATCCCCTCGACGGTCTACTATGGCATTCAAACCCTCCGCGCGATCGAAAACTTCCCCATTAGCGGGCTAAGACCGTTACCGCTTTATGTCGATGCGGGGATTTTGATTAAAAAGGCAACGGCGATCGCCAATGGTGAGTTGGGCTGCATTCCTCAGGAGATCAGCCAGGCGATCGTGCAGGCTGCCGATGAGGTTTTGCAGGGCAACCTGCGCGACCAGTTTGTGGTGGATGTCTACCAGGCAGGAGCAGGCACCTCACATCATATGAACCTGAATGAAGTGCTGGCGAACCGTGCTCTGGAGATTTTGGGCGATGAAAAGGGCAACTATCAGCGCGTCAGCCCCAACGATCATGTGAACTATGGGCAATCGACCAATGATGTGATTCCCACCGCGATCCGCATTGGGGGATTGCTGGCGTTGGAGCATCACCTGTATCCCGCCTTGTCAGAGGCGATCGCCGCATTGGACACCAAAGCCGAGGAGTATCAGGATGTTGTCCGTTCCGGTAGAACTCACCTGCAAGATGCGGTGCCCGTGCGGATGGGCGAAACCTTTCGGGCTTGGGCGCAGATCTTGAGTGACCACCTGACTCGTATTGAAACCGCCGCTCAAGACCTGACCGTCTTAGGATTAGGGGGCAGTGCGGCAGGCACCGGATTGAACACCCACCCCGACTATCGCTATCGCGTCGCCGAGTTGCTGGCTGACTTCATCGACCAACCGATCAAACCTGCACCACATTTGATGGCAGCAATGCAGAGCATGGCTCCCTTTGTCAACGTCTCCGGGGCAATCCGCAACCTGGCGCAAGACCTCGTCAAGCTGTCCCACGACCTGCGATTGATGGATTCGGGACCCATGACCGGATTTAAGGAAATCCAACTGCCCCCCGTGCAGCCCGGTTCCTCGATCATGCCCGGAAAGTACAATCCGGTGATCGCTGAGATGACCTCGATGGTCTGCTTTCAGGTGATGGGTTACGACAGTGCGATCGCCCTGGCTGCCCAGGCAGGACAACTGGAACTCAACGTCATGATGCCGCTGATCGCCTACAACCTGATTCAGAGCATCACAATTTTAGGCAACACCATCGGCACGCTGGCTGAGAAGTGCTTGAAGGGAATTACGGTCAGGCGCGATCGCTGTCTGGAATACGCCGAAAAGAGCCTGTCGTTGGTGACAGCCCTCAACACCCACATTGGCTACTTGAACGCTGCTGCCGTTGCCAAGGAATCCCTGGAAACCGGAAAATCGCTGCGGCAAATTGTGTTGGAAAAAGGGCTGATGACCGAAGCCGAACTGGCGCAAGTGTTGGATTTGGAGACGATGAGTAAGATGCCAGAAAATTAG
- the glsA gene encoding glutaminase A translates to MSHFDNLHSLTSSITAVTSPLRQYLHELHSKYHPLTDGVVANYIPELALADPALFGIAVVTTDGQIFEVGDSTTLFTSQAISKAFVYGLALEDHGRDYITSKVGLEATGEAFNAILLDEKNNRPYNPMVNGGAIAITNLIKGQHPTERLKRILDMFKRYTGHSHDISMPVFLSEKATGHRNRAMAFLMLNVGIVSDNLEETLDLYFQQCSILVTARDLAMMGATLANGGVNPITQERAIDAQYVQDVISVMLTCGMYNYSGEWACRVGIPAKSGVGGGITAVVPGQLGIGTFSPLLDDKGNSIRGIKVYQDLSKDFGLHLFNATRCDRDLNAWTKGSPVDARS, encoded by the coding sequence ATGAGCCATTTTGATAATCTCCACTCACTGACTAGCTCTATCACTGCTGTTACATCCCCGCTACGGCAGTATCTCCACGAGTTACATAGTAAATATCACCCTCTAACCGATGGAGTTGTCGCCAACTACATTCCAGAGTTAGCTCTTGCAGATCCGGCGTTGTTTGGCATTGCTGTGGTGACCACCGACGGACAGATCTTTGAGGTCGGTGACAGCACGACTTTATTTACGAGTCAGGCAATCTCAAAAGCGTTTGTCTATGGGTTGGCTCTAGAGGATCACGGGCGAGACTATATCACCAGCAAAGTGGGTTTAGAGGCAACTGGCGAGGCATTTAACGCCATATTATTGGACGAAAAGAACAACCGTCCTTACAACCCCATGGTGAATGGAGGGGCGATCGCCATCACCAATCTCATTAAGGGGCAGCATCCCACGGAGCGGTTGAAGCGCATTCTGGATATGTTCAAACGCTACACCGGACATAGCCACGACATTAGTATGCCTGTTTTTCTATCTGAAAAGGCGACTGGACATCGCAATCGGGCAATGGCGTTTTTGATGTTAAACGTTGGCATCGTCAGCGACAATCTTGAAGAAACGCTAGATCTCTATTTTCAACAGTGTTCTATTTTGGTGACTGCCCGTGATCTCGCCATGATGGGAGCCACACTCGCCAATGGGGGCGTTAATCCAATCACACAAGAACGTGCGATCGATGCGCAGTATGTGCAGGATGTGATCAGTGTGATGTTGACCTGTGGCATGTATAACTATTCGGGAGAATGGGCGTGTCGGGTTGGCATTCCTGCTAAGAGTGGAGTCGGTGGCGGTATTACCGCTGTGGTTCCCGGTCAACTAGGCATTGGCACCTTCTCACCTCTGCTAGACGACAAAGGCAACAGCATTCGGGGCATTAAAGTCTACCAGGATTTATCCAAAGACTTTGGGTTGCATTTGTTTAATGCGACTCGGTGCGATCGCGACTTAAACGCCTGGACTAAAGGCAGTCCGGTTGATGCCCGCTCTTAA
- a CDS encoding YybH family protein, producing MTNPATETMTAEVQSVDIASPIDVISEPVILTYFETLNAGDFQATADLFAESGVLRPPFDEELVGREAIAQYLAAEAKGMKFQPLMATYGVLETGDTEFTITGKVQTALFGVNVAWNFVLNPDSQILSVQIKLLAGLEELLNLKPGQDKKKE from the coding sequence ATGACGAATCCAGCAACAGAAACGATGACAGCAGAGGTTCAATCGGTAGACATTGCCTCACCTATCGACGTCATCTCAGAACCCGTTATTTTGACCTACTTTGAAACTCTCAATGCAGGAGATTTTCAAGCAACGGCTGATCTGTTTGCAGAGTCCGGTGTGCTACGTCCTCCCTTTGATGAAGAGTTGGTGGGAAGAGAGGCGATCGCCCAATATCTTGCGGCGGAAGCAAAGGGCATGAAGTTCCAGCCATTGATGGCGACCTACGGAGTGTTAGAGACAGGTGACACGGAGTTTACCATCACCGGAAAGGTGCAAACTGCCTTGTTTGGAGTCAATGTTGCCTGGAATTTTGTTCTGAATCCAGACTCTCAAATTCTCTCTGTTCAAATCAAACTGCTGGCGGGTCTAGAGGAATTGCTGAATCTCAAGCCGGGGCAAGACAAAAAGAAAGAATAG
- a CDS encoding tetratricopeptide repeat protein: MSQNYDSQTWFSQGNALYDVGRFEGAIARFDKFLKVQPDHYEAWTQRGFALYELGFHEEAIASFDRAIRINAKYALAWHGKGIAQAKLGRYEEAIDSFSRSLKLDPTDSKAWYNQGHAYSCLYRYAEAIASFDRSVELKPDNYRVWYSRAVALSSSRRYNDALTSLDTALAIKPSCHYAWSYRGMVLSKLNRHPEAIMSFEKSLKYQPDNANAWYGKACSFAMQGESDLALKNLHRALVLSPNLYRVMAQTDASFDNIRQHPEFQTLLQT, encoded by the coding sequence ATGAGTCAAAACTATGATAGTCAAACCTGGTTTAGTCAGGGAAATGCCTTATACGATGTGGGACGCTTTGAGGGGGCGATCGCTCGCTTTGACAAGTTTCTCAAGGTGCAGCCCGACCACTACGAAGCCTGGACTCAACGAGGCTTTGCACTCTATGAATTGGGCTTTCACGAAGAGGCGATCGCCAGTTTTGACCGGGCGATTAGAATCAATGCTAAATATGCACTGGCATGGCATGGCAAAGGAATTGCTCAAGCCAAGCTGGGACGCTACGAAGAGGCGATCGACAGTTTTAGCCGATCCTTGAAATTAGACCCTACCGACTCAAAAGCCTGGTATAACCAGGGGCACGCCTATAGTTGCCTGTATCGCTATGCAGAGGCGATCGCCAGCTTTGACCGATCGGTTGAGCTCAAACCCGACAACTACCGCGTCTGGTATAGCCGGGCTGTGGCATTATCTTCTAGTCGTCGATACAACGATGCCCTCACCAGTCTGGATACAGCTCTGGCGATCAAACCAAGCTGCCACTATGCCTGGAGCTATCGGGGGATGGTGTTGTCAAAGCTCAACCGCCATCCAGAAGCCATCATGAGTTTTGAGAAGTCGTTGAAATATCAGCCTGACAACGCCAACGCCTGGTATGGCAAAGCCTGCTCTTTTGCCATGCAGGGAGAGTCGGATCTGGCACTCAAAAATCTGCATCGTGCGCTGGTGCTGAGTCCCAATCTTTATCGGGTGATGGCACAAACGGATGCCAGCTTTGACAATATTCGTCAGCATCCAGAGTTTCAAACCTTGTTACAAACGTAA